A stretch of the Chlorobiota bacterium genome encodes the following:
- a CDS encoding UbiX family flavin prenyltransferase: MNKKKSVTVGITGGSGSIYAIKLLQILPKFYETVNVILSGNAKIVLLEEVNITVPESGIWTLNGLEKEEYERLIIWNNQNYNAPFASGSNCSNQMVIIPCSLSTVASIAHGIDMNLLHHSAAVTIKEKKQLIIVPRETPLSTIHLKNLLTLSELGISIIPAMPGFYGGQKTFDDLINFVVQKVLNHLTIDYNISKKWRD; this comes from the coding sequence TTGAATAAGAAAAAGTCTGTAACAGTAGGAATAACAGGTGGGAGTGGCTCAATATATGCAATAAAATTGCTTCAAATATTACCCAAATTTTATGAAACTGTAAATGTAATTCTCTCAGGAAATGCTAAAATTGTTTTGCTTGAAGAAGTTAATATTACTGTACCAGAATCTGGAATATGGACATTAAACGGACTTGAAAAAGAGGAATATGAAAGGTTAATAATATGGAATAATCAAAACTATAACGCACCATTTGCATCTGGTTCAAATTGTTCCAATCAAATGGTAATTATACCATGCTCATTAAGTACAGTTGCATCTATTGCCCATGGTATTGATATGAATTTACTTCATCATTCAGCAGCAGTTACCATCAAAGAAAAAAAACAATTAATAATTGTTCCTAGAGAAACTCCATTGTCAACAATTCATTTAAAGAATTTGCTTACACTATCCGAGCTTGGAATTTCTATTATTCCAGCTATGCCAGGGTTTTATGGAGGACAAAAAACTTTTGATGATCTCATAAATTTTGTTGTTCAAAAAGTTTTAAATCATCTTACTATTGATTACAACATTTCTAAAAAATGGAGAGATTAG
- the ubiE gene encoding bifunctional demethylmenaquinone methyltransferase/2-methoxy-6-polyprenyl-1,4-benzoquinol methylase UbiE, producing the protein MSEQVKLMFSEIAPKYDLGNDTLSLGFHRIWKKYLVSKSGVKINSEVLDLATGTGDIALLFAKKIGPLGKVIGTDFCESMIDIAKTRPKNQLKNLSFRVADAMNIPFEENEFNCVSISFGIRNVDNPINVLSEMRRVSKIGGKALILEFGQPNGFLGLIYKFYSSHILPYLGGIVSGKPAAYKYLDKTAASFPCGEKFIEIMKKAGYEKIKCEQLFGGIAYLYIGEK; encoded by the coding sequence ATGTCAGAACAAGTAAAATTAATGTTTTCAGAAATTGCTCCAAAATATGATTTGGGAAATGATACTTTATCATTAGGGTTTCATAGAATATGGAAGAAATATTTAGTATCTAAATCAGGAGTTAAAATCAATTCTGAAGTATTAGATTTAGCAACAGGAACAGGAGATATAGCTTTATTATTTGCAAAAAAAATTGGACCATTAGGAAAAGTAATTGGAACTGATTTTTGTGAATCTATGATTGATATTGCAAAAACTAGACCTAAAAATCAACTTAAAAACTTATCATTCAGAGTTGCTGATGCAATGAATATCCCATTTGAAGAAAATGAGTTCAATTGTGTTTCAATCTCATTTGGAATTAGAAATGTAGATAATCCTATAAATGTTTTATCTGAAATGAGAAGAGTATCAAAGATTGGTGGCAAAGCACTTATTCTTGAGTTTGGGCAGCCAAATGGATTTTTAGGTTTAATCTATAAGTTTTATTCTAGCCATATTTTACCTTATTTAGGTGGAATTGTAAGTGGAAAGCCTGCGGCATATAAATATTTAGACAAAACAGCAGCTTCTTTTCCTTGCGGAGAAAAATTTATTGAAATCATGAAAAAAGCGGGCTATGAAAAAATTAAATGTGAGCAACTTTTTGGAGGTATAGCTTATCTATATATCGGTGAGAAATAG